Part of the Girardinichthys multiradiatus isolate DD_20200921_A chromosome 14, DD_fGirMul_XY1, whole genome shotgun sequence genome is shown below.
TATCAtaactgaaaacatttcttttactGCATATTTTGATCAAAGACTCTGACAGAtgaactgtttattttttatttctttatgcctttaatatctgttttttgacatattttgtttttatgttttatgtttctttccTTTGATGTCCTGTAAAGGACATCCTTGTGGATAAATGGTGCATTTTGCTTTATTGCTATTCCTCTTAAAAACCCTTTTTTCATGTTAgagacaacatttgttgtgaattgaccttatataaataaactgacctGAACCAGATTTAATATTTAAGTAGTTTTTTCAtgaattaataagaaaaaaactaactttGCTTGGACAACAAAGCAGAAGGTGTGGCTCAGTCCTTCATCACCGGCAGATGGTGTCCATGTCAGGGTGAAGTTTCCTGATCCTGATGAACTCTTGGCTACATTGCGTGGCCCGCTGAACAGGAGCTCAGTGATCCTTTAATAAACAGGAGATACACGGTTTGTTAGGTTATGTGAGACAGACCAAAAAACTACTTAATTATGTTGGGAATTTATTGGAGACTCAGGGTTCCCCTCTCAGTTCAACCTACTGCACTCACTAAGGCGCACACAATATCCCAAAGAGGAGGCATCAATCATGCAGTGCATACAGGCTTTATACAGTGAATGGTGTCAAAACAAATTACAATGATTGGTTATAGGAGGGTGGGGAGTGAAATCTATGGGTCAGACTTTAGACCCCCTTTAGTGGTGCAAAAGCTTTACCCATCAACCCCCCACACCCTCACTCGCCcttaaaatgacacatttttccCCCTAACACTGGATGGTGGGTTTTGTTGGCATTGGCAAGTTTTTTCATTGATATCATAACTGTAATGCTCTGACAGCTGCAGTAATTGCTTAACtagaatagatttttttttaggtttttcacTGTTATATTTTAGGTTCAGTAAAAATTCACCAGAAAGCATATAAGTtgcttgtttaatttttttaagcattGATGTTGCTTCTGTTGGAGTCTTTATTACATCAGATTTGATTCAACTCCAGAGTCCTGAAATGTTGACAAAATGTCTGTAACATTCACTCACACAGCCTGGGTTGCCTCTGCGCTGATGCTGATTTCCAGAATCTGGTTAACATTGGAGCTGATCTGAGCTCCGTTCTCAGGAGTTGGAGGCAGGAACCTGGGCAGATACAGACCTTCTGTGCAGGACGGTGCTGCAGGATCCACTGGAACAAATCAGCAAATCAATAAATTCAGCCAAGCTGAAAGGAGTTGGTCTGTTTGGTCATTAATTCAAACAACTTCCAGCTGTTAGCTAGAAGATAAATATTTAATGTAACTAGATATTTAACCAGCTCAACAGTGCTTATATTAGTTATATTTAGTCAGATTTAGGCTTATTACATTCTGTCATGTACTTTGGGTGAATAGTGTGATTCTCTTTATTAATCTGTGGTAGATTCCAGGACATTTCAAATGTTCACCAACACATCCAACATATTTAGCACAGAAACAGACTTTTCTAATCCAGCGCAGCTCTATGTGGGTTCAAAACATGCTGATCAAACTATGCAGTTATACCTCCAAAAACAAACTGGACAGGGATCTTGCTGAGGACATCGCTGGAAGTTTTCACCTCCTGTGAACCACTGCTATTAGTCAAAGTGATGATCTGTCTTGGAAAGTCCTCTATCACCAGCTGCACTGCATACGGACCTTCATCGGTGCTGTTGGTGGGACTGAATGACAGAATACAAGACTGCAAGAGGACAAAAGGTCCAAATTAAAGTGGAGTCAGAGAATTACAGATTaggtattaaatgttctgccaACATTTGATACTCACTGGTGAGACGCTGAGGACAGACGGTGGTGTGCAGGTTTCACACTCTGGACTAGCTGCATATCTGCATCTAATGTTATCTCCGTTAGGGTCAGAAACCAACAAGTTGATGTTTCTTTGACAGTTTGAAGGAACTCtgggacagaaacaaaaaacatgcgTCATAAAACCCCTTGCTATGAAGCTGTTTCATGGCTTTGTTTTAAACCTGTCCGACTTGCTCTCCATGGTTTTATCCCCACCAtacttttaatgattttaatCATTGTGTTTCCTAGAAGAACAACTTAGGAACAACCTCCAGAACCATCTCAGTTCAGTTTCGTCTAATGATGAGCTCTCTCCACAGAACATACTGTACctacttaaatttgttttacatggattaATCTGTTATCGCTTTAAATAGAATTACAGTAAGTTCATTTTGAATAACAGCACCAGCTAAATTATACCATCAAGAAATCCACTAATGTAGCTGATCTTGTATTGAAAAAATTAGGAATTATTTCCAGATGTTTATGATATTAATCATATTTTGCTTCATGTAAATTTCTGGCCTCTGTTTCAGGATGGCTGTCACAGTTTCATCTGCAAATGCTGATTAAAAATATGGAACAAAACATGATCATCTAAATACTTTGCGATCAATAAAATGCACTGCTcatagataaaataaaaaacagaattacCTCAGTAGAGGGAGGATGGTGGTCTGTGGTGATGAGTTGGGTTTGTTGATATCAGACCGGTTTCTCAAGTCAATAAGCGGTGCTGTTGCAATTGATACAATcccatttctgttttctgtccaGTTTGCAGAAAGTAGAAGATAATCAGCTCTGTGATGTTACAGGGAAATAATGCAGCACGTAAGACCAAATCTCTAAAGACCATCAACATATATTTGTCCACATAGAACATAACaggtttttctttcttaaaaagCAGCCAATGAAGATGTCTTATAGGAGTTTGGCATTTGGATCAGTTCTCTGTTACAATCTAAACATAGCAAAGGATGTTTTGATTTAATGCCGAAGTGGACTTACGCAGCATCAAGTATAGTCAGGACTGTATCAGGAATATTCACAATGTACTCTTTCTGACACCATTCGCCTCTGCTTTCATCAATTACGTAAAGGTCCAGCACACTACAGTTTCCTTCACAAAGCCATGAGTCGAGCTCTTCACATGAGCTGAAGCTCAGCTTAAAAGAATTCAGTGTCTGTGGAGTTTAAGTAAAGAGTTGTTAAAAGCAGTTATTAAAAAAGCAAGTacaatattttacaataaagCTCAACTTACTGGCAATGCATCTTGCTGAATGTCTCCAGCAGAGTAGGTATAGACAATTCCATAATAAGCAGTTTGTGCACCACtaaccaccagcagcagcatcagcacAGACAGCAACATGGTGGCAAAGTCAAGGCTTCCAGACAAAGACTGAGAGTTACCAGAGACAAGTAAAGTTATACTTCCACAGAGAGCCTCAGGTCCACACCCTCTACTCCATCCATGAAAGATTTTATGGTATGCCAAACATAATGGACCAGGAGGTTACTTGGTATGAGAAAAATGTCTGATGATGTCTGAAAGATCACATTCAAAAGTGAAAGAATAGATTTAAGATGTGCATTAACTGTAAAGGTCACAaaccttttatttaaacatgaaaattTTTATATGTTAACAAACTTCTAAACTTCAGCACCTTCTTttgcaaaaattaaaacattttctgacttAGATTCTAACTGGCAAAGATAAAGACTTAAACCATAACTTAAAACCAGTACACAGAATACCGGACTTGGTTTATTAATtaagatgtttaaaatgtatgaattttaaaaacacGACGGATGCTTataaacttgttaaaaataCCAAATAACTGATGATAAAAACTAAATCAACCACAGTTTGTTTTGAGAAATATGGGACTTAAAAGGAAACATTCAATAAGtttataaaaatacatattaatgtagataataaattctgtaaaaaaaaatctaaagtgaATAAATCACAATAAAGAACATGTATTCTTTCTTGATACATTTAAGCTtcaagaaacatttattttttctgcagGGCTCACAATGCGTTCTCTTAATTAGCCCATAGGGGGCACTGTTGTTGCGACTTTCACTCACTAAACCCCTGCTGAACAGATGTACAAGTTCATTAGCC
Proteins encoded:
- the LOC124881115 gene encoding uncharacterized protein LOC124881115; amino-acid sequence: MLLSVLMLLLVVSGAQTAYYGIVYTYSAGDIQQDALPTLNSFKLSFSSCEELDSWLCEGNCSVLDLYVIDESRGEWCQKEYIVNIPDTVLTILDAAADYLLLSANWTENRNGIVSIATAPLIDLRNRSDINKPNSSPQTTILPLLRVPSNCQRNINLLVSDPNGDNIRCRYAASPECETCTPPSVLSVSPSCILSFSPTNSTDEGPYAVQLVIEDFPRQIITLTNSSGSQEVKTSSDVLSKIPVQFVFGVDPAAPSCTEGLYLPRFLPPTPENGAQISSNVNQILEISISAEATQAVITELLFSGPRNVAKSSSGSGNFTLTWTPSAGDEGLSHTFCFVVQANFSSSVYQSDLRCVLVTILGSPTTTPVTTPVQSTITTFAPSSTTTPAQTTTTTFPPLFTPSLNASTLIPAPRPYYVLALNAKISTTLSLENDAGTITTLIKREMIKYGVPSDIIIELRSNGKVLVTVSP